Proteins encoded in a region of the Planctomycetota bacterium genome:
- a CDS encoding sulfite exporter TauE/SafE family protein, translated as MVVAAIATVQFARAGHLRLGFLVPLALASAPCAWLGGRTTLPVHWLEALLGAVLAWSAVQQAIASVPKPSAPAAPPLPRALPTWQLTFLGGAIGLLSGLTGVGGGIFLTPALLAARAAPLKTVAGVTAPFILVNSIAGLVALGMSASTPQIAGKTVVAAAAIGGLLGSQAGAFQLPVRSLRVLLAIVLAIASLKMLGASIGPLLATPLAGGA; from the coding sequence GTGGTCGTCGCCGCGATCGCGACGGTTCAGTTTGCCCGGGCCGGCCACCTGCGGCTCGGATTCCTCGTGCCGCTGGCGCTGGCGAGCGCTCCTTGCGCGTGGCTCGGTGGGCGAACGACGCTCCCGGTCCACTGGCTCGAGGCGCTGCTCGGGGCGGTGCTGGCCTGGTCGGCAGTGCAGCAGGCGATCGCCAGTGTCCCGAAACCCAGCGCGCCGGCCGCCCCGCCGCTTCCGAGGGCGTTGCCGACATGGCAACTGACATTCCTCGGGGGAGCGATCGGGCTGCTCTCCGGCCTGACCGGCGTGGGCGGGGGTATTTTCCTGACGCCAGCCCTGTTGGCGGCACGGGCGGCACCCCTCAAGACGGTCGCCGGGGTCACGGCGCCCTTCATCCTGGTCAATTCGATCGCGGGCCTCGTGGCGCTCGGTATGTCGGCGTCGACCCCACAGATCGCCGGGAAAACCGTGGTCGCAGCCGCTGCGATCGGCGGCTTGCTCGGCTCCCAGGCGGGGGCCTTTCAGCTCCCGGTCCGGTCGCTGCGCGTGCTCCTGGCGATCGTCTTGGCGATCGCCAGTCTCAAAATGCTCGGCGCGAGCATCGGGCCACTCCTGGCCACACCCCTCGCAGGAGGTGCCTGA